A segment of the Methanobrevibacter oralis genome:
TAAAAACCAATTTAGATGGAATCTACGAGGAATTACCTTCTAATTTCCAATTCAGTCCAGATAATGGATATTCAACTGATGAAAACACAACCTGTATAGAAGAAAAAGGCTTAGATGGATACATATCCACTAGAAAACTCTCAAGAAAAGAAAAAAGCACAATTTATGGGAAAAACCATTTCAAAAAGACAATTTCTACTATAATACAAAAATTGAAAGCTTATATTTGCCCTTTAGGTGAAATATTATATCGAAGAAAAACATACGAATACAAAAACAAACAAAGAATAACTTACCAGACAAACAAATGCAAAAAATACATCATGAAAGAAATCTGCTGCAAGAAAAAGAACTACAGAACAATTCAAGACTATGAAAACCCTTCTAAAATCAGAATGTAACGGAAAATGGAAACAGACTGGGCACAAAAAATGATCAAAAACCACAGAATTGTCATTTGCACACTAAAACAAAATATAAAACTCCATGAATTCATAACAACAGAAATAAAAAACACAAACACAGAATTTAAATTATACACAATCGGTTACAACTTAAAAAGAATATATAACGAAATAAACAGGAAAAAACAACTAAAAATAAGAAAAAATATAAAAAATCATAAAACACAAAAATCAATTAAAAATTTTGTGTCACATCCTCAAGTTTTGTTTGCTATGTTTTTTGCTAAAAAACAATATTTTTAATAAAAATTAATTTTACTGGACATCTTTCTAAGTAGAAAATAACCTTAAAAATAAGACTTTTTAATAAAATGTTTAATATTTTGATTAAAAATAATCACTTTTTTAATAATATTTTATAATTATATATTAAAATACGGAATATTTTTTCATCTTAACTACTTTATATATTAATTAAAGTTATATATTAAAAATTACAAACTCCATAATATAATGGTGAAGTTATGAGGATTGGAATTTGTGATACAACATTTGCTCGCTTTGATATGGCAGCAGTAGCTATTGATGAATTAAAAAATAATGCTACAGACTTAACAATTATTCGCGAAACTGTTCCAGGTGTTAAAGATTTACCTGTCACTGCTAAAATCCTCATTGAAGAGGAAAATTGTGATATTGTAATGGCACTTGGAATGCCAGGGCCTATGGAAAAGGATAAGATGTGTGCTCATGAAGCATCAACTGGTCTTATTAATGCTCAACTAATGACTAATACTCATATTTTAGAGGTATTTGTCCATGAAAATGAAGAGGAAAATCCAAAAGAACTTAAAAAACTAGCAGAGAATAGGGCTCGTGAGCATGCTAGAAACTTAATTAAAATGATGTTTCATCCAAAAATCATGCGAAAAGAAGCTGGAATGGGTGTACGAGAAGGAAAAGAAGATGCAGGTCCACTATAAATAATATAAAGTGCATATAATGGAAAATGATAAAGATTTTAAAATGTCAATGGAAGACAAACAAAATACTTATGTTATTCTTCCAGCGTATAATGAAGCAACAAGAATTAAACCAGTTTTAGATGCAATTATTCAAAAAGGCTTTAAAGTGCTTGTTGTCAATGATGGTTCAGTTGATAATACTTTAGATATTTTAAAGGAGTTTAAAAGAAAATATTCTAATGATATATTTATTTATTCCCATATTATTAATCGTGGAGTGGGAGTAGCTATGCAAACAGGTTTTAAAGCTGTTTTAAAATACAATCCAAAATTTA
Coding sequences within it:
- the ribC gene encoding riboflavin synthase; this translates as MRIGICDTTFARFDMAAVAIDELKNNATDLTIIRETVPGVKDLPVTAKILIEEENCDIVMALGMPGPMEKDKMCAHEASTGLINAQLMTNTHILEVFVHENEEENPKELKKLAENRAREHARNLIKMMFHPKIMRKEAGMGVREGKEDAGPL